The Salvia splendens isolate huo1 unplaced genomic scaffold, SspV2 ctg1019, whole genome shotgun sequence region ACAATACATTCCCATAACATAATCAAATATACTCCTTATTACTATAATCTAATCTAAATTATTGACCATACTCTGGTTAATTTCGACACCATCAAACGACTAAGCTATaaatccaattaataaaagGATATTCCATAGCTTTTTTATACAATTAACTGTTGATAACACACAATTAAGCTAATCTCTATAAGCTTCTCCTTTACataaacccaaattcaaagcTACAACTACAAACCCCTAACCAATCCGGCGAAAATTACagacccaaaaaaaaaataataataataataataataattaagtattaaaaaaatgtgataTGATATCACAAACCGTATTCAGACTAATTCAATTTTCCTCCGAGCTCTCCGGGCTCGGAtactcattcaaatcgggcttcTCCACAGCCCGGCCCGATCCGGAGCGCGCGCTTTGCATCGCGTCGACTCTGGCGCCGACTTCGGTGGCTTTTTTCCTAATCGCGGCGGCGGATAAATCGCGCGGCTCGTCGACGACGTCCTTGACGATGAATTCGGGGAAATTGAGGCGCGCGGAGGGGCCGCGGAGGTGGAACAGGGCTGTGTCGTAGGCACGCGCCGCAGCGACGGGGGAGGAGTAGGAGCCGAGCCAGATTCTGGAGCGTTTATTCGGCTCGCGTATCTCCGCCACCCACTTCCCCCACTTTCGCATCCGTATGCCGCGGTAGGGTTTCTCCTGCTGCTGCCGGCGCTGCCGCTTCGAGATTTCCGAGGACGACGTCGTGGGTGAAGGAGCTGTGCAGCACGCTCCGTCCATTGATTTCAATCGATTGACGGATGAAAATTGTGATTTAATTTTTGGGTGAGAGTTTTGGGAAGAATTTATGATTTAGGGTTTGGTATTAATTTTGTGTGGGGGAAGGGAGAGAATCTAAAGTGGAATTCATGCTAGAAAACAACACTTGCTTTTATGCGATGCGTCGCTATTTATACGGAGGTGGAGGGATGGGATTCGgctttctaattatttattcaaggattttttttttttactggAATTCAAGGATTCTTAATCAATCCACAAATTAATAAAGACATATTTCATCTTATCATGTTTCCTCATCCGCACTTTTAAAATCTAAATATACGAATTTAGTGTTTTTACAGATAAActaatactagaaattaaaagaatatacttTTAAGGCGTGGCGCTCTCTCTCACCAACGTGCCACTTCCCAGTGAGCCACCCCACAAGATAGAATGCATGCAAGTATGCAACGCTGGCTCACTGCTGGCTCATTTGGATAGGACGAGTTCAAACCAGCAACGAGTTACACTGCTCTAACATTAAATATGTAAACAATTCATAActcatacttcctccgtcccataataattgtcactcttatggtggacatgagttttaagaaatataaagaaaaattggttggaaaagttagtggaatgtgagacccacttttttatattggttttataataaaatgtgagtgaagtgagttggtggaatgtaggacctacttaccatttatggtaaaaatgaagtgtgataattattatgggacgaaccaaaatagaaaatagtgacaattattgtgggacggagtgagtaattGATAACACATAATATTAATAagaaactaatactccctccgtccccaaagaatatgcactttggggtcggcacaggttttaatgtaaaattggtgaagtaagagagaggtagagagaaaatgtaaataaagtattgttagtggataatgagtcccacctcattagagagaaaagactttccaaaattaaaaagtgcatattcttataagatggactaaaaatgaaagagtgtatattcttgagggacggagagagtactactataaatgaggagcatctccaatggcggacgtccgatcggacatccgcgacgggcgaccgggaggtccgccattgtggcgtttcaactcggatacggacgtcccgtaaggacgtcggatgtcctcggacgtgggggcgacgggcgggcggacgtccgccattgtggcgtgggtcggacgtccaggtcggacgtccggtattttttttaaactctatatatacggctcgttgaacttcaaatcattcgcaccacttgtgttaacaagtttctctctctacatttctattttcaagtatatctagaatggctagtgacagtgatagcgagGATGAATTGGAGGTTGCTGTGGAAGGTGCGACAGATAGGCTGCTACACCAGAGGGAGCAGCGGCGACAACAGGTGGCGGTACATCGGTCGATCCGTCGTCGAACTACaataccccgtgaccacattgctgcacatattcggttgtatcaggactacttcgctccgcagtcgcgttttggggatgccttattcccgcgacgttttaggatgcatcgtccgttgtttatgcatatcgtgggtgctttagagagaagatacttgtattttaggatcagggaggatgcagttgacaaacccggactcacgcccttacagaagtgcactgtagcaatcagacaactggcgtacggaggcgcggccgacatgttcgacgagtacctccacattggcgagtcgacagccgttgagtgtctgcagaatttttgcgcgggcgtgagagcaatattcggggagcggtatcttcggagtccgagccccgaagactgctagaggctgatagatatgcatgggtcggtgcacgggttccctgggatgttgggcagcatagattgtatgcattgggagtggaagaactgccccgccgcctggaaggggatgtacactaccggcttcaaagccaagcatcccacaatgatccttgaagctgtagctgactaccggctgtggatatggcatgcttattttggagtcatcgggtcgaacaacgacatcaacgttctccagtcgtcgcccatgttcaacgctcagtgcaatggcgttggtcccgccatcagtttcgtcgccaacggcaaccagcacaatatgggatactatttggcggatgggatatactcaaactggcccgtctttgtgaagacaatcaagcatccgctcggacaaaagaagtcatactttgcgagccgtcaggaagcagcgcgcaaggatgtggagcaggcatttggtgtgctccagagtcgatgggtGGTAGaaaagggtcctgcacggcagtggtatattcctaacatcggcgatgtcatgtatgcatgtatcataatgcacaacatgattgtcgaaaatgaagctgcggaactgactcaatggaccaatgaagatgatacgggtgcaggtccaagtcacggcgtggccaccgcgaatgtgaatatgtgggtacctcatggagaggtcgagcggatgcgtgcatatgccgacatgcggcaaacagatgcacatgttcgacttcagcacgatattatcgaagaggtttggacgcggaggggttgacgttgatgttattactttttttattttattactatgtaatttttttttcaaatcatgtatgttttttttaatgaagttgataatttttcccgttcgtattagtgttgaaattttatttccgtaaacgtaaattgctttatttgtgaatttttgattttttttattgcgggaagtcctagtgggaagggaattgggaagggcggattgtgaatgggatgtcctagtgacgtggcagtgggatgagaagtcatagtgacgtggcaggaggtatttttgggaagtcctagtggatgtccgaatgggacatccgtgcattggagatgctctaacaattattttttcacatgtACTTCTCTTCTTTTACAGTCACAGTCAGATGTGTGAGATGAGAACGTATATATACTCTAAAGTAATTTTAATAATCTTATGGAATaagtacaaaaataaaaataacccAACATAtataagggcatccgcaataCGGCGCGGAACCGTCCGGCGTTTCATTCCTCGGCATCCGCAACGCGGCACGGAACCGTCACGCGTTTCGTTTCGGAGGAACGGAACGCCAGCGCGATGCGTTGCGGCACGCCGTCCCGCCCCCGAACCGTTCCCATCGCATCCCGTAACCCGTCCCTGCGAGACGCGGGACGGGTTGTCACGCCACGCGCCATGGCGACATGGCGCGcccgtgctgacgcaataaatctttttttaaaaaaaaattgaatttaaaaaaaaaaaaaaaataaacggtaatattaccgtttattattaccgttttcccttttttttttttttactctataaatactcctaatttatcctcatttcacacacaactacatatctattcttcctaaatcaacttcatttactctccaattttcatctaacatctcatcaaaaaatatCCGGCTACGGCAACTCCGGCCATGACGGCTCCGGCGGATGGGATCTCAACACGTTTaacgattgggagaccatgtacaacacactgggtggttccggttcgtcgacgccggacacctcggcgacgccgggtgggtaccaaccactcACTTTTGACGTAGATGCATACGCttgtccctccgccccgcggtattcgcagggattatcccagattcgggaggatttccccgttgaacccactctgggagtaggccgaggcggaggaggaagaagaggatctaggccggcatccgtacatcaacaacgaaacgatggcggtgtacaacgtctggatcaccgtctcgtacgatcccgtCGTCTGGAATCAACAACCCaacaagtgcttctgggaaaaggtcaccgagatctaccaccagattaagccgaaaggGT contains the following coding sequences:
- the LOC121788347 gene encoding ethylene-responsive transcription factor ERF008-like, whose protein sequence is MDGACCTAPSPTTSSSEISKRQRRQQQEKPYRGIRMRKWGKWVAEIREPNKRSRIWLGSYSSPVAAARAYDTALFHLRGPSARLNFPEFIVKDVVDEPRDLSAAAIRKKATEVGARVDAMQSARSGSGRAVEKPDLNEYPSPESSEEN